From Deferrisoma camini S3R1, the proteins below share one genomic window:
- a CDS encoding AbrB/MazE/SpoVT family DNA-binding domain-containing protein, translating to MGAIAKITAKGQATVPKEVRTALGLSPGDLILWEVEPDGTARVRRVGPVDIEYLRAVEGTLSEWASEADEEAYGDL from the coding sequence ATGGGGGCGATCGCGAAAATCACGGCAAAGGGTCAAGCCACCGTCCCAAAGGAGGTGCGCACGGCCCTAGGGTTATCGCCGGGGGATCTCATTCTTTGGGAGGTCGAGCCCGACGGTACGGCCCGGGTGCGCCGCGTGGGGCCCGTGGACATCGAGTACCTCCGGGCCGTGGAGGGAACCCTGTCCGAGTGGGCCAGCGAGGCGGACGAGGAGGCCTACGGTGACCTTTGA
- a CDS encoding type II toxin-antitoxin system VapC family toxin, producing MNSIVVDCSVSAAWCLQDEASPAAERLLERVIRQGALVPAIWPSEMANVLVTAERRGRITPADTERAVELLERLPIRIDSPHGGTLSRCRAVAREYGLTAYDASYLDLAFREGLELATFDEELAEAARRAGVPLASEA from the coding sequence ATGAACTCCATTGTCGTGGACTGTTCCGTGTCGGCGGCCTGGTGCCTCCAGGACGAGGCCAGCCCGGCTGCCGAGCGCCTCCTGGAACGGGTGATCCGGCAAGGAGCCCTCGTGCCAGCGATCTGGCCGTCCGAGATGGCCAACGTGCTCGTGACGGCCGAGCGGCGGGGGCGGATCACGCCTGCGGACACCGAACGGGCCGTGGAGCTCCTCGAACGACTCCCCATCCGCATCGACTCTCCCCACGGGGGGACCCTCAGCCGGTGCCGGGCCGTGGCTCGGGAATACGGCCTCACCGCGTACGACGCGAGCTACCTGGATCTAGCCTTTCGAGAGGGTCTTGAACTGGCCACCTTTGACGAAGAGCTCGCCGAGGCTGCCCGACGGGCAGGGGTGCCGCTCGCGAGCGAAGCGTAG
- a CDS encoding type II toxin-antitoxin system Phd/YefM family antitoxin, which produces MAMQVGAFEAKTHLSRLLAAVERGERVTITRRGKPVAVLVPPEAAGEMGGEELVQEFAALRARTRPGPESIRDLRDHGRDR; this is translated from the coding sequence ATGGCGATGCAAGTGGGAGCGTTCGAGGCCAAGACCCATCTTTCCCGGCTGCTTGCCGCGGTGGAGCGGGGCGAGAGAGTGACGATCACCCGGCGCGGCAAACCGGTGGCCGTGCTGGTGCCGCCGGAAGCGGCGGGGGAAATGGGCGGGGAGGAACTGGTTCAGGAGTTCGCGGCGCTGCGTGCGCGCACGCGCCCGGGCCCCGAGTCGATCCGGGACCTCCGGGATCACGGGCGAGACCGATGA
- the glmS gene encoding glutamine--fructose-6-phosphate transaminase (isomerizing), with amino-acid sequence MCGIVGYIGRQPCTPILVEGLKRLEYRGYDSAGVAVVEAGGVRVVRSVGKLAALEEKLRGTELKGTVGVGHTRWATHGRPSEENAHPHAAGEVVVVHNGIIENYLELRGELSAAGHEFLSETDTEVIPHLIQRFLRDGADLEEALRQTIARLDGSYAVAVVSAADPDRLLAARRASPLVVGLGEGETFVASDIPAVLGHTRRFIFLEDGDLAVCTREGVRITHADQGPVDREVHVVQWTPAMAEKGGYKHFMQKEIFEQPRALADTLSGRLGAGRAAVHLDGGDQADEIARRIGRLHIVACGTSYHAGLVGKYWIEGIARVPVEVSLASEFRYQDPILGPETGLLLISQSGETADTLAALAEGREKGAPILSICNVVGSSIPRASDAVLYTHAGPEIGVASTKAFTTQLATLYLLALHMGAARGRLSAEDLAERIEAVRAVPGAVERSLESDPHIETVARSIMDATSSLFLGRGLQFPIALEGALKLKEISYIHAEGYAAGEMKHGPIALVDEDLPVVALSPQGATYEKMRSNIQEVRARRGRVIAVASESDAEIADHAESVLRVPDFDPELLPIVSVVPLQLLAYHTAVLKGTDVDQPRNLAKSVTVE; translated from the coding sequence ATGTGCGGAATCGTCGGATACATCGGTCGTCAGCCGTGCACCCCCATCCTCGTGGAGGGGCTTAAGCGCCTGGAGTACCGGGGCTACGACTCGGCCGGCGTGGCCGTGGTCGAGGCCGGCGGGGTTCGGGTGGTGCGCAGCGTGGGCAAGCTGGCCGCTTTGGAGGAGAAGCTCCGGGGCACCGAGCTCAAGGGCACCGTGGGCGTGGGCCACACCCGCTGGGCCACCCACGGCCGGCCCAGCGAGGAGAACGCCCACCCCCACGCCGCGGGCGAGGTGGTGGTGGTCCACAACGGCATCATCGAGAACTACCTGGAGCTGCGGGGCGAGCTCTCGGCGGCCGGCCACGAGTTCCTGAGCGAGACCGACACCGAGGTCATCCCCCACCTGATCCAGCGGTTCCTCCGGGACGGCGCCGACCTGGAGGAGGCCCTGCGCCAGACCATCGCCCGGCTCGACGGCTCCTACGCCGTGGCCGTGGTGAGCGCGGCCGACCCCGACCGGCTCCTGGCGGCCCGGCGGGCGAGCCCCCTGGTGGTGGGCCTGGGCGAGGGCGAGACCTTCGTGGCCAGCGACATCCCGGCCGTCTTGGGCCACACCCGCCGGTTCATCTTCCTGGAGGACGGGGACCTGGCCGTGTGCACCCGGGAGGGCGTGCGCATCACCCACGCGGACCAGGGCCCGGTGGATCGGGAGGTCCACGTGGTCCAGTGGACCCCGGCCATGGCGGAGAAGGGTGGGTACAAGCACTTCATGCAGAAGGAGATCTTCGAGCAGCCCCGGGCCCTGGCCGACACCCTGTCGGGCCGGCTCGGCGCGGGTCGGGCCGCCGTGCACCTGGACGGCGGCGACCAGGCCGACGAGATCGCCCGGCGGATCGGCCGGCTCCACATCGTGGCCTGCGGCACCAGCTATCACGCCGGCCTGGTGGGCAAGTACTGGATCGAGGGCATCGCCCGGGTGCCGGTGGAGGTGAGCCTGGCGAGCGAGTTCCGGTACCAGGACCCGATCCTGGGCCCGGAGACCGGGCTGCTGCTCATCAGCCAGTCCGGCGAGACCGCCGACACCCTGGCGGCCCTGGCCGAGGGCCGGGAGAAGGGCGCGCCGATCCTCTCCATCTGCAACGTGGTGGGCTCCAGCATCCCCCGGGCCTCGGACGCCGTCCTGTACACCCACGCCGGCCCCGAGATCGGGGTGGCCTCCACCAAGGCATTCACCACCCAGCTCGCCACCCTGTACCTGCTGGCGCTCCACATGGGCGCGGCCCGGGGCCGCCTGAGCGCCGAGGACCTGGCCGAGCGGATCGAGGCGGTCCGGGCCGTGCCCGGCGCGGTGGAGCGGTCGCTGGAGTCCGACCCCCACATCGAGACCGTGGCCCGGTCCATCATGGACGCCACGAGCTCCCTATTCCTGGGCCGGGGCCTCCAGTTCCCCATCGCCCTGGAGGGGGCCTTGAAGCTCAAGGAGATCAGCTACATCCACGCCGAGGGGTACGCGGCCGGCGAGATGAAGCACGGCCCCATCGCCCTGGTGGACGAGGACCTGCCCGTGGTGGCCCTGTCGCCCCAGGGGGCCACCTACGAGAAGATGCGCTCCAACATCCAGGAGGTCCGGGCCCGGCGGGGGCGGGTCATCGCCGTGGCCAGCGAGTCGGACGCCGAGATCGCCGACCACGCCGAGTCCGTGCTCCGGGTCCCCGACTTCGACCCCGAGCTCCTGCCCATCGTCAGCGTCGTGCCCCTGCAGCTCCTGGCCTACCACACGGCCGTCCTCAAGGGCACCGACGTGGACCAGCCCCGAAATCTGGCCAAGAGCGTAACCGTCGAGTGA
- the glmU gene encoding bifunctional UDP-N-acetylglucosamine diphosphorylase/glucosamine-1-phosphate N-acetyltransferase GlmU, whose protein sequence is MHDVAAIVLAAGKGTRMRSSTAKVLHPLLGRPLLAYPLDACRRAGVDRVVAVVGHQADEVRRSLGAEGIEFALQAEQRGTGHAVLCAREALEGFAGTALILCGDVPLIRPETLRRLVATHRDAGARITVLTMEPDDPTGYGRLVRDADGWVERIVEEADATDEEKAIREVNTGTYAVELPWLWQALARVGSDNAQGEVYLTDAVALAAGEGAAAAVALPDPMEALGVNSRVHLAEASRELRHRINRAWMEAGVTLEDPATAWIEPGVELEPDVTLGPGVRLAGATRVAAGTRIDTGCVLVDTEVGPDCHLKPYCVLTEARLEAGAQVGPFAHLRPGAVVGPQARVGNFVEMKKAVLGRGSKANHLTYLGDATVGQGANIGAGTITCNYDGVNKHPTVIGDGAFIGSNTSLVAPVRVGDGAVVGAGSTITKDVPSGALGVARGKQRNVEGWSDRKPGKG, encoded by the coding sequence ATGCACGACGTGGCTGCCATCGTCCTTGCCGCCGGCAAGGGCACCCGGATGCGATCGAGCACGGCCAAGGTGCTCCACCCCCTGCTCGGCCGCCCCCTCCTGGCCTACCCCCTGGACGCCTGCCGCCGGGCCGGCGTGGACCGGGTCGTGGCCGTGGTGGGGCACCAGGCCGACGAGGTGCGCCGGAGCCTGGGGGCCGAGGGGATCGAGTTCGCCCTGCAGGCCGAGCAGCGGGGCACGGGCCACGCCGTGCTGTGCGCCCGGGAGGCCCTGGAGGGGTTTGCCGGCACCGCCCTGATCCTGTGCGGCGACGTGCCCCTGATCCGGCCCGAGACCCTGCGCCGGCTCGTGGCCACCCACCGGGACGCCGGCGCCCGGATCACCGTGCTCACCATGGAGCCGGACGACCCCACCGGCTACGGCCGGCTGGTGCGCGACGCGGACGGGTGGGTGGAGCGGATCGTGGAGGAGGCCGACGCCACCGACGAGGAGAAGGCCATCCGCGAGGTGAACACCGGCACCTACGCGGTGGAGCTGCCCTGGCTGTGGCAGGCCCTGGCCCGGGTGGGCTCGGACAACGCCCAGGGCGAGGTGTACCTGACCGACGCCGTGGCCCTGGCCGCCGGGGAGGGGGCGGCCGCGGCCGTGGCCCTGCCCGACCCCATGGAGGCCCTGGGCGTGAACTCCCGGGTCCACCTGGCCGAGGCCAGCCGGGAGCTGCGCCACCGGATCAACCGGGCCTGGATGGAGGCCGGCGTGACCCTGGAGGACCCGGCCACCGCCTGGATCGAGCCCGGCGTGGAGCTCGAGCCCGACGTGACCCTGGGCCCTGGGGTGAGGCTCGCCGGCGCCACCCGGGTGGCCGCGGGCACCCGCATCGACACCGGGTGCGTGCTGGTGGACACCGAGGTGGGTCCAGACTGTCACCTAAAGCCCTACTGCGTGCTCACCGAGGCCCGGCTCGAGGCCGGGGCCCAGGTGGGCCCGTTCGCCCACCTGCGGCCGGGCGCGGTGGTGGGCCCCCAGGCCCGGGTGGGCAACTTCGTGGAGATGAAAAAGGCCGTGCTGGGCCGGGGCAGCAAGGCCAACCACCTCACCTACCTGGGCGACGCCACCGTGGGCCAGGGCGCCAACATCGGAGCGGGCACGATCACCTGCAACTACGACGGCGTGAACAAGCACCCCACCGTGATCGGCGACGGGGCGTTCATCGGCTCGAACACCAGCCTCGTGGCGCCGGTGCGGGTGGGCGACGGCGCCGTGGTGGGCGCGGGCTCCACCATCACCAAGGACGTGCCCTCCGGCGCCCTGGGCGTGGCCCGGGGCAAGCAGCGCAACGTGGAGGGCTGGTCGGATAGGAAGCCGGGCAAGGGGTAG
- a CDS encoding TIGR02281 family clan AA aspartic protease produces MSLALAAGAGRTEIYRWTGPDGTVHYTDNLGQVPPEFRSRVRTLDDRLPPARPPDRIPLSNAGAGYLAEVRVNGRGPLRLVLDTGATTTVLSPDAARRVGLRVRRDPPVELHTAGGKVRAGWAEVQTLEVGGRRRGPLKVVVHDAVAGADGLLGMDFLGAFRVELQADGPYLLLRPR; encoded by the coding sequence TTGTCACTGGCGCTAGCCGCCGGCGCCGGCCGGACCGAGATCTACCGGTGGACCGGCCCGGACGGCACGGTCCACTACACCGACAACCTGGGGCAGGTGCCCCCCGAGTTCCGGTCCCGGGTCCGCACCCTGGACGACCGACTGCCCCCCGCCCGCCCCCCCGACCGGATCCCGTTGTCCAACGCCGGGGCCGGGTACCTGGCCGAGGTCCGGGTGAACGGCCGAGGCCCACTGCGGCTGGTGCTCGACACCGGCGCCACCACGACCGTGCTGAGCCCCGACGCGGCCCGGCGGGTGGGCCTGAGGGTGCGTCGGGACCCGCCGGTGGAGCTCCACACGGCCGGGGGGAAGGTCCGGGCCGGGTGGGCCGAGGTGCAGACCCTGGAGGTGGGCGGCCGGCGCCGCGGCCCGCTCAAGGTCGTGGTGCACGACGCCGTGGCCGGCGCCGACGGGCTCCTGGGCATGGACTTTTTGGGGGCGTTCCGGGTGGAGCTCCAGGCCGACGGCCCGTACCTCCTTTTGCGACCGCGATGA